In Patescibacteria group bacterium, the sequence GTGACAATATTTTGGACGGTAAAGATTGGTCATTAAAAATGGTTAAACCTTTTGAGAATCCCGAAATAATTAGTTCAGAGGTCTTATTTTGGACTTACAGGAAAGAAGACAGCATAATTAATAGATATTGTGCATTAACAGGGATCAATGATCCAATCTGCATGTTTCTGGGAAATTATGATAGATATAATTATTTAACAGGAAGATGGACTGATTTAATATTAGATGAAGAGATTGATCGAGGCGATTATCTAGAGGTCTTAATTAATAAAAATTCTGTCCCTACTATGGGAGCAAATGGCTATCTAATTAAGAAATGGGCTTTAGAATCTGTGAAATATCAACCATATTATTTTGATATCGATGTTGCACATGACTTAATCCAAAATGGCTATAATAGGATTGCAAGACCAAAGGTTGGAATTATTCATCTCTATTGTGACAATTTAAAAACCTTCATCAAAAAACAGAAAAGGAGAATTAATGATTATCTTTATTTTAAGCAAAAGGGAATAAGGAGTTACACATATAAATTAAAATCTTGGGGTTATATAAAATTTTTGGTTTATACATTGATTATATTTCCTTTGTTGATTCAATCTATAAAAGGTTATTTAAAAAAGCCTGATATTGCCTGGTTCTTTCATCCAGTAGCTTGCTGGA encodes:
- a CDS encoding glycosyltransferase family 2 protein, which translates into the protein MNKKLPSISIIIPTLNSERVIKPCLESIKMQNYPKDKIEVIIVDGGSTDKTIEICEYYQVEKILSNPLKTGEAGKAIGIDASSHDIIALIDSDNILDGKDWSLKMVKPFENPEIISSEVLFWTYRKEDSIINRYCALTGINDPICMFLGNYDRYNYLTGRWTDLILDEEIDRGDYLEVLINKNSVPTMGANGYLIKKWALESVKYQPYYFDIDVAHDLIQNGYNRIARPKVGIIHLYCDNLKTFIKKQKRRINDYLYFKQKGIRSYTYKLKSWGYIKFLVYTLIIFPLLIQSIKGYLKKPDIAWFFHPVACWITLWVYGWGTIKALFGRCSFNRDDWSQ